A genomic stretch from Apodemus sylvaticus chromosome 12, mApoSyl1.1, whole genome shotgun sequence includes:
- the Gpr25 gene encoding probable G-protein coupled receptor 25 encodes MLSTEAWSPSWGTVSWDYSGSGSLDQAELCPAWNLPYGHAIIPTLYLAAFAVGLPGNAFVVWLLSRQRGPRRLVDTFVLHLAAADLGFVLMLPMWAAAEARGGLWPFGDGLCKVSSFALAVTRCAGALLLAGMSVDRYLAVGRPLSARPLRNARCVRAACGAAWAAAFLAGLPALLYRGLQPSLDGAGSQCVEEPWDALQGVGLLLLLLTFALPLAVTLTCYWRVSRRLPRVGRARSNSLRIIFTVESVFVGCWLPFCVLRSLLHLARLRALPLPCSLLLTLPWGLAVATCLAFVNSSANPVIYLLLDRSFRARARFGLCTRAGRQVRRISSASSLSRDDSSVFWGRSPKVNSASAAW; translated from the coding sequence ATGCTGTCCACCGAGGCCTGGAGTCCTAGCTGGGGCACGGTGTCCTGGGACTATTCTGGCTCGGGCTCCCTGGACCAAGCGGAGCTGTGCCCTGCCTGGAACCTGCCCTATGGCCACGCCATCATCCCCACGCTCTACCTGGCAGCCTTCGCTGTGGGCCTGCCGGGCAACGCCTTCGTGGTGTGGCTGCTGAGCCGGCAGCGCGGGCCGCGGCGACTGGTGGACACCTTCGTGCTGCACTTGGCTGCCGCCGACCTGGGCTTCGTGCTCATGCTGCCAATGTGGGCCGCGGCGGAGGCGCGCGGCGGCCTCTGGCCCTTCGGCGACGGCCTGTGCAAAGTCAGCAGCTTTGCGCTGGCGGTCACGCGCTGCGCGGGCGCGCTGCTGCTGGCGGGCATGAGCGTGGACCGCTACCTGGCCGTGGGCCGGCCGCTGAGCGCGCGCCCGCTGCGGAACGCGCGCTGTGTGCGAGCCGCCTGCGGCGCCGCCTGGGCTGCGGCGTTTCTGGCCGGCTTGCCCGCCTTGCTCTACCGGGGACTGCAGCCGAGCCTGGATGGCGCGGGCAGCCAGTGTGTCGAGGAGCCCTGGGACGCGCTCCAGGGTGtcgggctgctgctgctgctactgactTTTGCGCTGCCGCTGGCGGTCACCCTGACCTGCTACTGGCGCGTGTCGCGCCGCCTGCCACGCGTCGGGAGGGCCCGGAGCAACTCGCTACGCATCATCTTCACAGTGGAGAGTGTCTTCGTGGGCTGCTGGCTGCCCTTCTGCGTCCTGCGCTCCCTCCTCCACCTGGCACGGCTCCGGGCGCTGCCGCTGCCCTGCTCCCTGCTGCTGACGCTGCCCTGGGGTCTGGCTGTCGCCACCTGCCTGGCTTTCGTCAACAGCAGTGCGAACCCGGTCATCTACCTCCTGCTGGACCGCTCGTTCCGCGCCCGGGCCCGGTTCGGGCTGTGCACGCGCGCCGGGCGCCAGGTGCGCAGGATCAGCTCGGCCTCCTCGCTCTCCAGGGACGACAGCTCGGTGTTCTGGGGCCGGTCCCCAAAGGTGAACTCTGCCTCGGCTGCTTGGTAG